TATTATTAGCGCACTCCCGATTGTTTTACTTTTCCAAAGACAAATACATAGGAGTACATAATATCGGTATCGATTCAGTCTCAGCGAATCACAAATTAAAGCCCACAGCCATAAGATCTTAAATCACTTTTTTGGGGGTCAGCCTGGACTTGATCTTCTCGATCTCCTTGGTTCCAACCTGGAACGCCTTGGTCAACACAGCGTCCGGCACCGATGGCGTTGATGCGAAGAGCGTGGCACCGATGGACTGCGTCCCAGGTAGCTGGCTGTTGAAGGCAGCGATTACGGCCGCCGGAACTTTGCCATTGTTCTTCTGGAAATGGACGAGCCCCCTGGGAAAGACGAATATATCACCTTTGCTGATGGTCTGGGAAATGAGCTTGTTCGTCGTGGTGATGAAGCCCACGTCGAGGCTGCCATCGAGGACGAAGACCATCTCGGTGGCGCGGGGGTGGGTGTGAGGCGGGTTCAACCCACCGGGGGCGTAGTCGATGCGCGACATTGACACACCGAGCGTATTGAGGCCAGGGATCTTCTCCACGTTGGCCCCAGTGACCAGGGAACCCATCGTATTGTTTGTGGAACCGGGGTTGGCCAGTCCTGCGAAGAAGAAGTCCGTCTCGTTCACGGCAGCCGCGGCCTTGCAAGCGAAACCATTCAGTTTCACCGCTGAACATACAACAATTAatggataaatatatatattatgactACATATATAGCGTCCGCATGCATAATAATTAGCATTACATGAAACAATAACACaagatggagatgatggtgCTTATTAATTACTCGAGTTGAGATCGGCGACGCAGAGGTCCTGGAGCAAGTCGGGATCAGCGAAGACTGGGGAAAGGGTGAGGACGAAGgcgagaaaagaaaagatgatcCTCCTCATAGCTGCGACCTTGGGTTATAAATTTGTATTGTGTATGTATTGTTTGTACTTAAGGAGAGTAGACTTAGACTACTCAATCTCAAAATGAATGTGGTAATTAAAAAGGTCGAAGGTGATAGTATATATACAACTACAACGGAGAAGAGAAGGGGTTGCAATCCCCTTCAGAGAAGAGGATGTTTGTGATGTGAAAGTGAAGGCATGGTCAGGGATGCTTAAATATTCAGGCCCTTCTATAATAAGGAATGGAATGGAGAAGGTGGCAGCTACTTCCCAACCGTAAGTTACCCACTGATAGATGGATAAAcatataagaaagaaaaaaaaaaagtgctaaTAATGCCAATGACGAGGAGTTTAAGGGACACCCCAGAGGGTAATGGGACACCCCAGAGGACTATTACCCTTGTCCTCTGCCCTATTTGACCGGGCCATAGATATCACAATCCTTGGGTAACTCCGTGCACTCGACTCAACAAGGGCCATTGATTAATTAGTCAATTAATTAacgtaataaatatttttatttaaccgTTGCTGCGAAATCAAAAACATTATAATGACCAGGCGCCGTGGCATGTGTGTAAAGCAAAGTCACTGAAAACTTCAGCCAGTCTCAACCACCAGCAAACCACCCCTGACAGGCACCCAGCAACTTCCGTTGGAACCCACGCCATCCACGGTGTCTTCTACTGTTTTTCCCTTGCtttgtttcctttctcttttctcatgATAACCGACTAAGTCCCATTTTTCAGTTAAATATTCTAAGCAACCTTCACAAGTTCATAGTTT
The DNA window shown above is from Dioscorea cayenensis subsp. rotundata cultivar TDr96_F1 chromosome 12, TDr96_F1_v2_PseudoChromosome.rev07_lg8_w22 25.fasta, whole genome shotgun sequence and carries:
- the LOC120273564 gene encoding germin-like protein 5-1, which gives rise to MRRIIFSFLAFVLTLSPVFADPDLLQDLCVADLNSTVKLNGFACKAAAAVNETDFFFAGLANPGSTNNTMGSLVTGANVEKIPGLNTLGVSMSRIDYAPGGLNPPHTHPRATEMVFVLDGSLDVGFITTTNKLISQTISKGDIFVFPRGLVHFQKNNGKVPAAVIAAFNSQLPGTQSIGATLFASTPSVPDAVLTKAFQVGTKEIEKIKSRLTPKKVI